CGCGCCGTAGCCGCCGCCCATGCTGACGAGCCCGACCTTGATCAGCGTGAGGCCGATCAGCAGCACGACGATGCCCGTGACGAGCGGCGTGATCAGCCGCTTCACGAACGGCAGGATGCGCGACACGCCCATTTCGACGAACGATCCGGCGATCACGACGCCGAAGATCGCGGCCATCACGGTCTCGACCGGCGTGCCTTGCTTGACCATCAGGCTGCCGCCCGCGATCAGCGGGCCGACGAAGTTGAAGCTCGTGCCCTGGACGATCAGCAGCCCGGCGCCGAGCGGGCCGAAACGTTTGCACTGGACGAAGGTCGCGATCCCGGAGATGACGAGCGACATCGAGACGATCAGCGTCGTGTCGTGGCTCGACACGCCGAGCGCCTGGCAGATCAGCAGGCCGGGCGTGACGATCGGCACGATGATCGCGAGCAGATGCTGGAGCGCGGCGACGAACGCGACCATCGGCGCAGGGCGATCGTTCGGGCCGTAGACGAGGTCGCGGGCCGATTCTGCGTCGTCGGCGCCGTGGGAGGCGGATTGGGCGTGGGAGGCGGGTTGCATGGCGAGCGGGCCGGACAGGATGGAAAGTGCGGCATTTTAGCCGAAGGGCCCGACGGCGCCGGCGCGGATCGCCGGTATTCGGGCCGCGCGGCGGCGGGCGGGCCGTTGGCGCGCGCGGCCGTCGGGTGGACCGGTGGTCGCAGGCAGTCGTACCGCGTCGCGTTCGTGGCCCGCGCAGCATGCGCGGCCACGCCGCACCGCTGCCGTCGCCCATCGGGAAACGCCGCATTTGCAGCGGCGCGGCGTCGGCGCGATCATTCGATGGCTCGCCAGCCGCGCCCGCCGCATCGTGCAGCCGGACCCCGGCGCGGCGACGCCACCGGAGGCCCGATGAACCCGTTTCAATTCCGCACCGTCCCGACGCTGATCGTCGAATACGGCGCCGCGCGCCGGCTCGGCGCGCTGCTGCGCGAGCGCTTTCCGGCGCTGGCGCGGCTGTGCGTGGTGACCGACGCGTTCCTGCACCGCAGCGGCGTGCTCGCGCCCGCGCTCGACAGTCTCGCCGCGCACGGCTGGCAGGTGACCGTGATCGACGACGTGATCGCCGATCCGCCCGAGCGCGTGGTGCTCGACGCGACGGCGCGCGCGGTCGCGGCCGATGCGCAAATCGTGCTGGGTCTCGGCGGCGGTTCGTCGATGGACGTCGCGAAGCTGATCGCCGTGCTCGCGCCGGGGCGGCAGGCGCTCGCCGACATGTACGGCGTCGACAAGGTCGACACCGAGCGGCTGCCGCTGGTGCAGATGCCGACGACGGCCGGCACCGGCTCGGAGGTGACGGCCGTGTCGATCGTCACGGTGGGCGAGGCGCGCAAGATGGGCGTCGTGTCGCCGCATCTGTTCGCCGACGTAGCGATCCTCGACGCCGAGCTGACGCTCGGGCTGCCGCGCGCGGCGACCGCCGCGACCGGCATCGACGCGATGGTGCATGCAATCGAGGCCTACACGTCCGCGCGGCTAAAGAATCCGGTGTCCGACATGCTGGCCGTGCAGGCGCTGACGCTGCTGTCGCGCAATCTGCTCGCCGCATGCGACGACGGCCAGGACCGGCACGCGCGCGAAGCGATGCTGGTCGGCGCGATGTTCGCGGGGCAGGCGTTCGCGAACGCGCCGGTCGCGGCCGTGCATGCGCTCGCGTATCCGGTCGGCGGCATTTTCCACGTGCCGCACGGGCTGTCGAACGCGCTCGTGCTGCCGCATGTGCTGCGCTTCAACGCGGAAGCGGCCGCGCCGCACTATGCGGAACTCGCGGCGATCGTCGCGCCGTCGGCGACGGGCAGCGACGAGGCGAAGACGCATGCGCTGATCGACGAGATCGACCGGCTGATCGTCGCGACCGGCATTCCGCGGACGCTGCGCGAGGTCGGCATCGGCGAAGGCGATCTGCCGCGGATGGCCGCGGACGCGATGCTGCAGACGCGCCTGCTCGTCAACAATCCGCGCGAAGTGACGGAGGCCGACGCGCTCGAGATCTATCGGCGCGCGTGGTGAGCGGATCGCGCGGCGACGCACGCGCAGCCCAGCGCGAGCGCGACCAGCGCGCAGCCGGCCCACGGTGCGAGCAGCAGCGCGCCGCGCTCGACGAGTACGCCGCCGAATGCGGAGCCGAGCGCGACGCCCGCATGCATCGCGGACACGTTGATGCCGACGCTCGCATCGGCGAGCGCGGGCGCCGCGTGGATCAGATGGCTCTGTGCGATCGGCGAGATCGCCCAGCTGACCGCAGCCCATAGCATCATCGCGGGTACGAATGCGAGCGGCGTCGCGGCGGCGGCCGGCAGCACGGCCATCGCGACGACGAACAGCGCCGGGCAGGCGACGAGCGCGCGTCGCGCGCCGAGCCGGTCGGACAGTGCGCCGCCGGCCCACGCGCCGATCACGCCCGCGATGCCGAACGCGACGTACAACGCTTCGAGCGCGGCGGCGCCGGGCGATAGCACCGCCTGCAGATACGGCGTCAGATAGGCGAACAGCGTGAAATGCCCACCGATCATCGCGACCGACACGAGCTGCGCGGCGACCAGCGTCGGGCGGCCGAGCACGGCGCGATACGGCGGCGCGTGCGCGCGCGGCGCGGTGGCGCCGGCATCGACGGCCGCGATGCGCGGCAGCCGGCGGCCGAGCCAGACCGCGAGCGGCAGCGCGGGCACCGCGAGCGACGCGAACACGGCGCGCCAGCCGGCCCAGTCGGCGATCCGCATCCCGATCGGCACGCCGAGCACGAGCGACGCGCTGATTCCCATGAACACGATGCCGATCGCGCGGCCGCGCTGCGCCGGCGTCGCGAGCTCGGCCGCCAGGCGCGTCGCGACGAGGATCAGCATCGCGCAGCTCGCGGCCATCAGCATGCGCGCGGCGAATAGGCTCGCATACCCGGCGCTCGCGGCGGCGAGCAGGTTTGCGGCTGCAAATGTGGCGAGCGACGCGAGCAGGGCCGTGCGCCGTTCGATGCGCGCGACGGCGGCGGCCGCGACGAGCGCGGCGAGTGCGAATACGGCGGAGAAGATCGTCGTGAGCTGGCCGGCGGCCGCGACCGATACGTCAAGACCGGCGGAGATCGCCGGCAGGATGCCGACGCAGATGTTTTCGGCGACGCCGGCGAGAAACACGGCGGCGGCGAGCAGGTAAACGCGAACGTCCAACGCAGACCCCTCCAGTACGCGCGACGCGGCGGGGCCCGGCAACGGACGGCCGCGTCGGATCGAATCGACGGATGGGTTTCGACGCGAGGCTTCGGTTATCCCGGAAACGCGCACGTTAGCGCACCGCCGGCGCGCATGCAAGATCGGACCGTCCTACCCGTACGCAGACGCCGCGCGATGCGCGAGAATCGCCTCCATGGCGTCTGCACTGCGGCGTACGACGGCAATCGAACGGAGGCAACGAATGACGCAACGGCACGAACCGACCCATACGCACTGCGTCGCATGGCAGATCGCGCAGACCTGGCACGCGGCCGAATGGTGCCGGCTCGTCGATGGGCGCGACGGTATCGAGTTGTCGGGGAGCGTCGCCGGTGCGATCGACGGCACGCCGTTTCGCGTCGACTACGCGATCGCATGCGATGCCGACTGGCTCACGCGATCGGCGCGCGTGACGCGCTGGATCGGTGCGGCCGCGCGGCAGATCGAGCTGCGCTGCGACGGCGGCCGATGGACGATCGACGGCGTCGACGCGCCCGCGCTCGACGGCGCGACCGACGTCGATCTCGGCTTCAGTCCGTCGACGAACACGCTGCCGATCCGTCGCCTTGCACTGAAAGTCGGCGATGCCGCCGCGATCCGGACCGCATGGCTGCGCTTTCCCGCGTTCGACATCGTGTGCGGCGAGCAGCGCTACACGCGGATCGCACCGAACGCGTACCGCTACGAGAGCGGCACGTATGCGGCCGACCTCACGGTCGACGCAGCGGGCCTCGTGATCGACTACGACGAGTGGCGACGCATCGGCGCGACACGCGCGCCGTAATGCAACGCATGCAGCGGCCGCTCAGCGCGCGGACGCGACGCTGATCTTGCCCGGAATCAGCTTCAGCGTGCTGAACGTGTCGGCGATGTTCTGCTGATATGCGAGCGTCGCGTCCGCGATCGGCTGCACGCCGTAGCCGGTGCGCTTGAGCGCGACTTCGAGCGTCGGCGCGTCGAGGCCGACGAGCGGCGACAGCAGCGTGGCGACGTCGGCCACATGGTCGCGTCCCCAGCGATCGACCGCGTCGATCTCGTCGAGCAGCGCGCGCAGCACCTGCGGCTGTGCGGCCGCGTACTTGCGTGCGGCAAGGTAGTACTGCGTATTGCGTACGAGCCCTTCGCCGTTCGCGATCACGCGCGCGCCGAGCTGCCGTTCGGCCGCGGCGAGATAGGGATCCCAGATCGCCCACGCGTCGACGTTGCGCTGCACGAACGCGGCGCGCGCATCGGCCGGCGTCAGATAGATCGGCTGGATGTCGGTGTAGGCGAGGCCTGCCTGCTGCAGCGCTTTCACGAGCAGATAGTGAACGTTCGAGCCCTTGTTGAACGCGACCTTCTTGCCGCGCAGCTGCGCGACGCTGCGAATCGGCGAGTCGGGCAGCACGACGATCGCCTCGCCGTGCGGCGCAGGCGGCTCGTTGCCGATATAGACGAAATCGACGCCGGCCGCCTGCGCGAAGATCGGCGGCGTTTCGCCGACCGTGCCGACGTCGATCGCGCCGGCGTTCAGTCCTTCGAGCAGTTGCGGGCCGGCCGGAAACTCGAGCCATTGCACGGCGACGCCCTGGCTCGCGAGCCGTTTTTCGAGCGTGCCGCGCGCCTTCAGCACGACGAAGTTGCCGTATTTCTGGAAGCCGATGCGCAACCGTGTGGTGTCCTGCGCATGCGCGGGCAGCCCCGCGAGCGGCCCGAGCGCGAGCCCGGCGACGCCGGCGGCCGCGCGTTGCAGCCAGCGGCGGCGCTGCGCGTTCGCTGCGCCTGTTTCGACGTATGCGTGCGATGTGTCGTTCATGGAAGCGTCCTGCGTGCGGAAAGCGGGCCGCGCGCGAATGCGGCGCGGTCGGCGCACGGCGGGACCGGATGCGGCGATGCGCGCAACCGGCGGTCCGCGCCGGACTCAGCACGATACGTCGGCGCGCGCCGGCGGCCAACCAACGAATCCGCATATGCAAATCAGCCGCGGCGCAGTGCGAAAGCGGCTCGCGCGATGTGCGGCGGCGCAGCGCGCATCGCATCGCGGCGGCGGCATGCAGGCAGGGCGCCGTCGACGCTCAATCCGGGCCGGCCGCGTTGTCGACGATCGAATCGACGCGATCGGGATAGAACGCGAGGTGCCCGCGAATCGCTTCGACGGCCGGATACGGATGTTCGTACGTCCAGACCGCATTGACCGCGCGCGCGCCGCCGGACGGGATCGAGTAGTACGCGCAGTCGCCCTTGTACGGACAGTACGTCGCATGGTCGGTGCGTTGCAGCAGTGCCATGTCGACATCCTCGCGCGGAATGTAGAGCACGGCCGGGTAGCTGGCCTCGCGCAGCGCCAGCGCACGCTGCGTATCGGCGACGGTGCGGCCGGCCACGGTAACGACTACGCGCGAGCGGTGCGGCGAGACCGTGATCGGATGGTCGGGGCCCGGCGTCTTCACGGGGCGCGATTGCGGATCGGGGCTGTCAGGCATCGTGTGTCCTCCTGGTATGGGCGGGGCGAAGGCGGCGTATCC
The sequence above is a segment of the Burkholderia multivorans ATCC BAA-247 genome. Coding sequences within it:
- a CDS encoding iron-containing alcohol dehydrogenase, whose product is MNPFQFRTVPTLIVEYGAARRLGALLRERFPALARLCVVTDAFLHRSGVLAPALDSLAAHGWQVTVIDDVIADPPERVVLDATARAVAADAQIVLGLGGGSSMDVAKLIAVLAPGRQALADMYGVDKVDTERLPLVQMPTTAGTGSEVTAVSIVTVGEARKMGVVSPHLFADVAILDAELTLGLPRAATAATGIDAMVHAIEAYTSARLKNPVSDMLAVQALTLLSRNLLAACDDGQDRHAREAMLVGAMFAGQAFANAPVAAVHALAYPVGGIFHVPHGLSNALVLPHVLRFNAEAAAPHYAELAAIVAPSATGSDEAKTHALIDEIDRLIVATGIPRTLREVGIGEGDLPRMAADAMLQTRLLVNNPREVTEADALEIYRRAW
- a CDS encoding MFS transporter, whose protein sequence is MDVRVYLLAAAVFLAGVAENICVGILPAISAGLDVSVAAAGQLTTIFSAVFALAALVAAAAVARIERRTALLASLATFAAANLLAAASAGYASLFAARMLMAASCAMLILVATRLAAELATPAQRGRAIGIVFMGISASLVLGVPIGMRIADWAGWRAVFASLAVPALPLAVWLGRRLPRIAAVDAGATAPRAHAPPYRAVLGRPTLVAAQLVSVAMIGGHFTLFAYLTPYLQAVLSPGAAALEALYVAFGIAGVIGAWAGGALSDRLGARRALVACPALFVVAMAVLPAAAATPLAFVPAMMLWAAVSWAISPIAQSHLIHAAPALADASVGINVSAMHAGVALGSAFGGVLVERGALLLAPWAGCALVALALGCACVAARSAHHARR
- a CDS encoding putative glycolipid-binding domain-containing protein: MTQRHEPTHTHCVAWQIAQTWHAAEWCRLVDGRDGIELSGSVAGAIDGTPFRVDYAIACDADWLTRSARVTRWIGAAARQIELRCDGGRWTIDGVDAPALDGATDVDLGFSPSTNTLPIRRLALKVGDAAAIRTAWLRFPAFDIVCGEQRYTRIAPNAYRYESGTYAADLTVDAAGLVIDYDEWRRIGATRAP
- a CDS encoding sulfonate ABC transporter substrate-binding protein, whose amino-acid sequence is MNDTSHAYVETGAANAQRRRWLQRAAAGVAGLALGPLAGLPAHAQDTTRLRIGFQKYGNFVVLKARGTLEKRLASQGVAVQWLEFPAGPQLLEGLNAGAIDVGTVGETPPIFAQAAGVDFVYIGNEPPAPHGEAIVVLPDSPIRSVAQLRGKKVAFNKGSNVHYLLVKALQQAGLAYTDIQPIYLTPADARAAFVQRNVDAWAIWDPYLAAAERQLGARVIANGEGLVRNTQYYLAARKYAAAQPQVLRALLDEIDAVDRWGRDHVADVATLLSPLVGLDAPTLEVALKRTGYGVQPIADATLAYQQNIADTFSTLKLIPGKISVASAR
- a CDS encoding DUF427 domain-containing protein, with the translated sequence MPDSPDPQSRPVKTPGPDHPITVSPHRSRVVVTVAGRTVADTQRALALREASYPAVLYIPREDVDMALLQRTDHATYCPYKGDCAYYSIPSGGARAVNAVWTYEHPYPAVEAIRGHLAFYPDRVDSIVDNAAGPD